AATTGATTGTTGGTACGTCTGCTGATTTCCCGCCGTATGAATTTTTAGCACAAAAGAATGGCAAGCAGACGCCAGCAGGTGCCGATATGAGTTTGGCTAAAAGGTTGGCTAAGGGTCTGGGCGTCAAACTAGAAATCAAAAATATGTCTTTTGATTCTCTACTCGTGGCTCAAAAATCCGGCAGAGTTGATGTCTTAATTGCCGGCATGGGTTCAACGCCGGAAAGAAAAAAACAAGTAGATTTTTCAATTCCATATTACACAGCGAAAGAGACTCTTGTCATCAACAAATCTGAAGCCAAGAAAATTAAGTCTTATAAAGACCTAGCTGGTAAAAGAGTTGGCGTTCAAACCTCAGCACGTCAGGAAAGTCTGATCAAAAGCTCATTGGCGAAAAATAAACTCTCAGCTGCTCATTTCGTGCAGATGCAGTCCAACAACGATTTAATTTTGGCTTTGCAGACTAATAAAATTGACGCCGTTGCTTTATCAGGCGGTGTCGGCCAGGCTTATGCACACAGCGTATCGGGTTTGAAGTACGTTTACGCAAGCTATCCTAAAGGTGTGCAGAACGAAGAAGGCATGCAGGTTGTGATCCCAAAGCATCAGCAAACACTGGTTGCGCATATTAACAAAACTATCAAAAAAGTTAACAAGCAAAAAGTATTTCCAAAATGGATCGCACAAGCTGGCAAGCAATTAGGTAAGGCAAAGTAAGTGATGAATTTTTTATCCAACACGCTGGCTTGGCGCTTTAGAGACGAGATTTTATCCGGTTTAGAAGTGACGCTGGTTATTTCTATCGCGTCAGTTATTATCGGCTCGATTTTAGGTTTGATCATTGCACTCATGCATATGTCGCATCATAAGACAATCCGGGCAGTTGCCGGTACTTATGTCGAAATTCTTAGAGGCACGCCGATGATTGTACAGTTGGAATTCGTGTACTTTTCGCTGCCTTTGATCTTGGGTGCCATTCTATCGGTCACAGGTATCCATATTCAGCCAAATATTGCCACAATTCCGGCCGGCATTATTGCCGTTTCGATTAATTCATCAGCTTATGTTTCAGAAGCTATTCGCGGTGGATTTAATTCGGTTAATATCGGTCAGACCGAGGCAGCAAGATCATTAGGCCTTTCGCAGAGAACAACAATGCGTTTTGTTGTCATTCCGCAGGCTTTGAAAAATATTTGGCCGGCATTGGGAAATGAATTCGTCGCCCTGATCAAAGAGTCGTCAATTGTCCTGATTATCGGTGCACCTGATATCATGTACCAAATAAATAACATGCGAGCAACTACTTTTAACGGCGTAACACCTTTAATTATTGCAGCTGCTATTTATTTCATACTCACTTTCAGCCTATCTAGAATCATGAAACATTTTGAAAGGAAGATGAAACATGACTGAAGATACGATTATCGAATTAAAGGGGCTAACCAAGAAATTCGGCAAATCACTTGTTTTGGATCATATTAATGCGAAAATCAACCGTTCTGAAGTAGTGACTTTGATCGGCCCTTCCGGAACCGGAAAATCAACTTTAATCCGTGACCTGAACATGCTGGATACGCCGACTTCGGGATCTGTGTTGTTTGAAGGTCAGGATCTAACAACTTTAAAGGATAAAGAATTGGACGCTGTCCGCCGTAAAATGGGGATGGTGTTTCAATCATTCAACCTCTTTCCACACTTAAATGTTGAACGCAATATTACCTTAGCACCAGTTAAATTAGGTTTGATCCCGGCTTCTCAAGCGCGGGCAAAAGCTCAGGAATTATTGGAAAAAGTCGGTCTGACAGAAAAAATCGATGCCTTCCCCAGTTCCTTATCAGGCGGGCAGGCACAGCGTGTCGCCATTGCAAGAGCACTTGCGATGAACCCGGATGTGATGCTCTTTGATGAACCAACCTCAGCGCTGGATCCAGAAATGGTCGGCGAAGTATTGAAAGTCATGCAGGATTTAGCAGCTGAAGGTATGACAATGGTTGTTGTCACGCATGAAATGGGATTTGCCAAAAAAGTTGCTGATCGCGTCTGGTTTTTAGATCAGGGTAAGATTGCCGAAGACGCTAAGCCCGATGAATTTTTCTCTCACCCGCAAAATCCGCGGGCACAGGAATTTCTCAGCAAACTGCTCGAAGTTAATAATTAAATAAAAACCCGCTCATAACCTGTGAGCGGGTTTTTATGTACTAATTTTCAGCTTTGACCGGTTGGATATAACGATAATGCAAAATGACCAGCAGCATAATCAGGTCTAGGCACAGAATCATCCAACTTTTATGCAGAAAAGCCACGGCCAGCATAGCAGCAAACTCAAACATGAAAAATAAAGGTTTATTTTCACCTTGTGCTTGTTGATCGTGCGAAGTGATCTTCTGGATCAGCCACATCACAAAAAGGCTTGCAAACAGCAAAAATGACAGCCAGAGCCTTTGTGTCAGCTGATCTTTCTCCAAGACAAAAATGAGAAAAACACCAAAAAGCATTACTGCATAGATATCCAGCAAAAAAAGCCAGCGTACAGCCATAACCTGAATCGAGGAGGCCATCTGTACATGCAATTCACCAATCACCTGGTAATAGACAGCTGTCACCAAAGCGACGAGAACAATGCTCATAATAAACTCTGTTAGGCCAAGCATTGTCACCGGATGACCAATAGCTTCATAAAGGCCAACAATCACTTCGCCTAAAGCGATCATCGTCATCAGGCCGTACCGCTCAATCAGCGAATCCTTCAAAACAAAAGGCATATGCGTGTTTTCATATTCTCGTCTCAAACGCGGATTTGCGAAAAAAACAACCAGATAATTGATCAGCAGCGTGGCTAAAATGATCACAAACTTACCAGCTGTTGGTGCAAATAGGCCAATATGCAGCAAAAGCAGAGCAAAGCTGTAGACTGTCGCCCAGGCACGCGATGCCGGCCCATGTGTCGGATCAAAATGGCCGATAATGTACCAAACCGCAATCAGCAGCAATTCCATCGGCACAAAAGCAATTAAGATATTTGTATAATTGCCAGCAATCGCATCAGGAATAAACAAGGCAGCAATACCTGCCAAAATCAGCTGAACATTAATAATCAAAACATTCAGGATACTATCATTGCCGTGGTTGTCAAAATAGCCCGAGGTCTCATGCCAGCTCCAAAAGAACCAGAAAAACAAGACACTAGCATTGAAAAAACGCGGCCATGAAAAATCTGCCACTAATCCGCTGGTCAGCCTTTCCAAAACAACCGAAAAAATTAAATCGTAGAATAGTTCCAACCAGCTGATTTTACGGTGCCTGATTTGTTCGGTAATATTCCTTGGTCTTCCAAAAAAGTTCAGCATCTTGATCTGCCTCAATTATTTAAGATTATAAAACATCCGCCAAAGGGCTCAGCCATTTTTGTTCTATATCACAACATTCAGCTGAGGCTGCAGGCTCGTTCACGCAGTTCGGTGATAATCGCACGGGCCTCATCAGAACTATGTGTGTTGACCAAGCGGTCCCGATACTTTGCGGCCTCAGCCAGCCCACGAACATAAATTTTGAAGAAACGTCGCAAGGCTTCAAAACGTTTCGGCCCAACCTCAGCAACATATTGGTCATATAAATCTAACTGAAATCCAAAAAGATCCAAGAGCTCCCCTAGGGAATGTCGCTGGGGTGTCTTTTCAAAACAGTAAGGATTTTCAAAAATACCGCGGCCAATCATAATTCCATCCAACCCAGGATGCTGCTCAGCCAATTCGATGCCTTGCCGCCGTGTCTTGATATCGCCGTTTATCTGCAGCATTGTCTGCGGTGCAATTTTGTCTCGCATCTTGACGATCTGATCAATCAGCTCAAAATGTGCCGAGACCTTGCTCATTTCCTTTCGCGTACGTAAATGAACAGTTAGGACTCTAACATCCTGCCGTAAAAGCCAAGGCAGCCAATCATTCATTTCGTCCACACGAGAAAATCCTAATCGCGTCTTCACAGAAACCGGCAGCCCTGCCATTTTGCTAGCAGCGATCACATCGGCAGCCGTCTGCATATGACGGATTAAATCCGAACCACCGCCGTTTTTAACGACGGTTGAATCGGGACAACCCATATTCAAATCAATTGCCTTAAAACCTTGATTTTTGACCGCTTCAGCAGCCCTTGCAAATGCTTCAGGCTGGTCGCCCCATAGTTGGACAACCGGCCGCTGCTGTTCATTAGGTGAAACATGCAGCCGGCCCATCACAGAAAATTTGGCTTTCGGGTGTGTAATACTTAACGCATTTGTGAATTCCGTATTAAAAACGTCCGGCGCGGCCGCCTTTGCGACCACTTGACGAAAAACGCTATCCGTGACAGCCTCCATTGGTGCCAGACTAAAAAAAGGCTCACCAGATTTCTTTGCATTTGTCTGAATGTGATCCCAAAAATCTGCTGTCATATTAGTAAATACCCTCAAATGCGACAGGCGATCCTGTGACTGCTTGTATCTGAACCCGACTATTCGGGCCTTTTAAACCGATCGATTGGCCACCGCCAATGTACATAGCCACGCTGAACTCAGCGCCCTTTCTCCCCCAAAAAAGCAGGTCTCCAGGCAAAGATTGGGCGTAATTCTTTTCTCGCCTTCCGGCTTGGCGCAGACTAGCAGCCTGGACATACACTTTGTCTCCAATGTCGCTAAGACCAGAAATCAAGCGCAAATATGCAACAAAACCCGGTATATCCAATCCTTTTTGATCATTTCCGCCCCAGACAAAAGGAATATTCAGCAAAGATACAGCATTGGCTAGTGTCCTTTTTACTGAGATAATTTCTCGAGTTTGATATTTTTTTGGAATTGCAGTTGGTGACTTGCGTACGGGCTGATACACATCAGGCCCGAAAACAGTATCCTCGCGTCTAATCCGCTGCAGATTTTTAAAAATATCGGCCTTATGCTTTAATTCGGCAATTTCGGCATCGGAAACATGAGGGAACAAACCGCTGATTTTGCTTTGGACATCAAAAGCGTTTACCTTGTCCAATTGTGCGGCGCCTGAACTCTCCCAATTATCAAAATCAGGTGTCAAATTTACGGCTAGGAAACTAGGTGATCGTTCAGCCTCGATCCTTCGAACGACCAATTCCTGATTATTTAGTTCGTCAATAAAGGGCTGAACCTGTTTAAAGACGGCTGATGGCTGACCTGCCAAGCCAGTCTGGAAATCACGAAATTTTAATAGATCGCTTGTTCTGGCAAAATAATAATTCAGTTCTTCAAAACCGCTCACCTCATCATCAAGCCAGCGCCCGTGTTTGACGAGATCCAAAATCGATTGGTTGCGAAAAATTTGGAAAGTATAACTCAAATTCTCGCCACGCTGGCCATCAGGATTTTCGAAGGGAATAATGCCAATGTTGACTGCAAAAAGAGCCTCATTGTCCGAATATTGATCGCGACTGTAGGCCCACTGGTCAACCGGAAGCATGTGATTGATAAAAATATCCGTCAAACCATCCAAGGCAGATTGGACAGAGGAAAAATTCTTTTCAGCAGCGGCTATCTGAGCAATTAAGTCGTCCGAAATAAAACGGCCTTTAAACTGAAAGGTCCTAAAGTCAGTAAAATACTGACTAACCTCGCCAATGGAAGTATTTGGCGAGAAAATCCAATGATTTTTGATTGTCAAAAAATTGCGATATTGCATATCTCTAATTTACCGTAAAAAAAAAGGCCGGAGCCTAAAATTTTTTTGAAACAGGAACTTACTTGGCATGAATGTATTGGTAACTAGATGCGGAAGCAACAGTTCTTGTACTAATCGCGTTGCCACCGGCATTGCCTTCTTTAATACGGATTGAATCACCATAAACAGCTGTCACAACAGCCACATGGCCATAAGCAGCGCTGGCACCAGCTTGGCCGCCTTGGAAGACAACAACCGAACCGATTGCAGGAGAGTGATCAACACGGAAACCTTGCGCAGCAGCTGATGATGCCCACTGATTAGCATTGCCAAGCATATTTGGTACCCAGCTAAGCATGTTCTTCACGTACCAAGTGCACTGGCCATAATAATATGTATTAGTAGTCGATGCAGCAGTTGAATAACTAGGAGTCACTGCTTTCTTGACAGCAACAGGTGCAGCTGGCGCTGCGGGTGCTTTAGCTGCTGGTGCAGCAGCACTAGCGGGAGCAGCTGGCGCTTGGCTTGCGGGTGCCTGACTTACAGGTGCCTGACTTGCCGCCGGTGCGGCTGGGGTCTTAGCTGCTGGTGCGGCGCTGACAGGTGCGGTAGTCAAAGACAATTTTTGACCGCTAGTGATAAATGTGGATCCATTGTTGTTTGCAATCAGAGTAGAGACAGAGACGTTATAACGGGTGGCGATACCATAAAGCGTGTCGCCCGCAGCAACAGTAACTGTACCATCAGCATTCTTGGGTGAAACACTTGTTGCGGCAGTTGAAGCTGCGGCTGCCGGAGCGGCAGGCGTCGCACTGTCAGGAATATTCAGAGTTTTGCCGGTCAAGATCAGATTAGGATTTTCCAAGCCGTTTGCTTTGATGATGTCGGCCGTGGTCGTCTTATACTCTTGAGCCAGTTTCCAAACGCTGTCTCCTTGCTTGACTGTGACTGTATCAGCGTTAGCCGAAACGGCACCAACCGCTAAAGCAGCCGCTGCCCCAGTTGAGACCAAAAGTACATTTTTAACAGTTTTCGTAGTCATCTATTCTCTCCAACGTGCAAAGTTTCTTTTTTCTAAAAATCTATAAGGATTTCTAAAGCACGTCCTTTAGAATAGGTGGCTTTCTTGACATTAGAATTAATACTTTTTTAAGGTTGCTTTACATTGTTACAAACATATTACATGACCTGCTGTGAATGCCTTAGGCAAGGCTTTCCCGCTTGTCAAGTTTTTCACTATAAAAAGATGGCCCACGCTGAATTCCGTAAAAAAAGGCCGCCTTAACAGAAAAAATCAACTGATTTCTGTTCACAAAGGCAGCCCATAGCTTAAAACAAAATTTAGATTTTGTTCGCCTCTTAATTGTTCCCCGCAGCCTTCACAATTTCACGAATAGTCGAAACAACTGTATTGGACGGGATGGAAAAACTCATTCCTTCGACGCTGTTGCTGCCATCACTGCTTGAAGAAATTTTCATGGAGTTAATACCAATGACACCACCAGCCATATTAATCAAAGGGCCGCCGGAATTTCCGGGATTAAGTGCAACATCCGTTTGGATGGCCGTCAAACGAACCGGATCGTCATTAATCTGCCGATCATTGGCTGAAACGATTCCCGAAGTTAATGAGTTCGCGTAATCCGACCCTAAAGGAGAGCCTAGCGCTAGAACCTGCTGGCCAGGTACAACACTGCTGGAATCGGCAAATTTGCCCGTTTGCGTCACATTTGCTGACGAAATGCGCAGCACAGCAATATCATGACTGACATTCCGTCCGACTAGGCTGGCCTTGATTCTGCGCCCATTACGGAACAATAATTCAATTTCATCAGCACCGGCCACGACATGATTATTTGTCACAACATAAGCATCACTGCCATCCTTTTCATAAACCAGGCCAGTACCTTCAGCTGCCAGTTGTGGCTGGTCGCTGGAAGAATCAGAGGAACTGCTGGATCCGCCAAAACCGCCAAACCACTGGGAAAAATAATCATTCGCCTGAGCTGAAGGGCGCTGATAGTTTTCAACTGTTACGACGGCATTTCGTACCCGGCGATAAGCCTGAGTGGCAGTCGAGCTGCTATTATTGCTCAAATTGACAACTCTTGTAATTCCAGCTTGTTTTGCGGAATTTGTCTGAACCTTATTGGATGCCGGCAGCAGATAAAATTGATAGAACAGCGTCAATACAATGACAGCGCCCACGATGGCGCTAAGCAGACCAATAAAAAAAATACGTAAACCGTGAAAATCTTTTTTCATGCTCTCATCATTATCCACAAAAATAAAATTAAAGTTAAATTTGTGAAAAATCAGTATAAAAAACCGTAGTGTTTAAATGACTTGGTCTGTCATAAAACGGTTAATAACCTGATCAACTGTTTTTTGAGTCAGCTGCCAATCGTCGTTTACGATCATCGTTGCGTCTTGTGCGAGTTCGTCAGGAATGTGCATATCTCGTTCAAAATCTGAAGAACTTGTTCTTTCAAGCACGTGTTTAGGATCATCCCCACGCGCAATTAAGCGTTTTTGCAAGCCAGTCACATCACTGACCGTGACAAACCAGATCACTGCCTGTTCTTTAATCGTCTGCCGATAAGTGATTGCCCCAATCGTGTCAACCACGAGGCTGATAATGCCCGGATGATTGGATTGCCTGGATTTACGCCAAGCACGTTCCAAGCCTTCGTATGATGAGCCATAACGATGGCCGGAATAACTGATTTCCTCGATAAAATGATTATCGTTCCAAGTCTGCGCTGTCTCAAAATAATAATCAACGCCGTCAATTTCGCCTTCTCTTGGTTCGCGGGTCGTGTGGGTAATCACACGCGGCACCCCGTATTTAACCCACAAATATCGAGCCACCGAAGTCTTGCCGGCTCCAGAGGCTCCTGTAATTACGATCACGCGATTTTCGTTTGCCATATTGATTAAAATATTACCAGCTAAAAGCAGATTTTCAATGTGAACAGACAATTTTTTCTACAAACGGTTTTCAAAAAACAGGCAGCTGTTATTCCTCAGTACCCTGTTCCATCTTCGACATAGACGCGATGTCTAGAACTTTATCAATCCAGCCATCGTAAAAACTCTTCTCATGTGTTACAAGAATCAGACTGCCATCGTAACGCTGAATGGCTTTTTTTAAAGCAATTTTAGTCGTCTCATCCAAATGGTTGGTCGGCTCATCTAAAATCAGGAAATTAGACGGTGTCAATTCCATCAAGGCTAATTTGACTTTCGTCTGCTCGCCACCGGACAAAAGGCGCATCTGTTTAGTCGCATTGTCAGCATTAATACCGGCCGCTCCCAAACGCTGGCGCAATTGACGCTGTGCTTCTAAGGGATAGACGGCCTGCATGATCTGCAAAGGCGTCTTTTTATCGTCATCCCAGATTAAATCCTGATCAAAATAATTCGTCTTGGCTGAAGGCGAAAACTTAGACTTGCCTGAAATCGGCGGCAGAATTCCTAATAAGGTCTTAATCAAGGTCGATTTTCCGGCGCCGTTGAATCCTGTGAAGACAACTTTATCACCCGCCGACATACTAAAGGTCACAGGATTTAAGACGGGTTTGCTTGGGTCATAGCCGACAACCAGCCGCTCGGCTTTTAAAGCATCTGTGGATTGAGAATCGACATAAGGGAAAGTGAATGTTGCCTTGGGATTGGTCTGGGGTGCTGAAATAATATCCATATGCGCCAGCATTTTTTCCCGTGATTTGGCCCGGCCAGTCGTCGAAGCACGCGCTTTGTTCTTTTGGATAAAGGTCTTGGTCTTTTTGATCACTTCCTGCTGTTTGTTATAGGCACGCAGCTGCTGTTCGGCTTTTTCAGTCTTTTGACGCATCGCCTGGTCAAAATTACCGCGATATTTGGTCAGCGTATTAAAAGAGACATCCAAAATGACGTTAGCAACATTGTTCAAAAAATCAAAGTCATGGCTGATAATCAAAGCCGCGCCTTCGTAATTTTGAATATAACCTTCCAGCCATTTAATGTGCGACACATCCAAATAGTTGGTCGGCTCATCTAAAATAATCACATCGTTAGATTCCAGAAGCAGTTTTGCCAGAATGATTTTGGCACGCTGTCCGCCGGACATTTCGGAAATAATATGATCACGACCGATCGCATCCAGCCCAAGGCCTGTAATGACCTGCTCGACATTATTGTCGATCGAGTAAAAGTCAGCTGC
The Oenococcus kitaharae DSM 17330 DNA segment above includes these coding regions:
- a CDS encoding transporter substrate-binding domain-containing protein — protein: MKKLVSKFFSGLVSAIAVTGIFATAGSQVQAAGNKQDVLYSKIKTRGKLIVGTSADFPPYEFLAQKNGKQTPAGADMSLAKRLAKGLGVKLEIKNMSFDSLLVAQKSGRVDVLIAGMGSTPERKKQVDFSIPYYTAKETLVINKSEAKKIKSYKDLAGKRVGVQTSARQESLIKSSLAKNKLSAAHFVQMQSNNDLILALQTNKIDAVALSGGVGQAYAHSVSGLKYVYASYPKGVQNEEGMQVVIPKHQQTLVAHINKTIKKVNKQKVFPKWIAQAGKQLGKAK
- a CDS encoding amino acid ABC transporter permease; protein product: MNFLSNTLAWRFRDEILSGLEVTLVISIASVIIGSILGLIIALMHMSHHKTIRAVAGTYVEILRGTPMIVQLEFVYFSLPLILGAILSVTGIHIQPNIATIPAGIIAVSINSSAYVSEAIRGGFNSVNIGQTEAARSLGLSQRTTMRFVVIPQALKNIWPALGNEFVALIKESSIVLIIGAPDIMYQINNMRATTFNGVTPLIIAAAIYFILTFSLSRIMKHFERKMKHD
- a CDS encoding amino acid ABC transporter ATP-binding protein; the protein is MTEDTIIELKGLTKKFGKSLVLDHINAKINRSEVVTLIGPSGTGKSTLIRDLNMLDTPTSGSVLFEGQDLTTLKDKELDAVRRKMGMVFQSFNLFPHLNVERNITLAPVKLGLIPASQARAKAQELLEKVGLTEKIDAFPSSLSGGQAQRVAIARALAMNPDVMLFDEPTSALDPEMVGEVLKVMQDLAAEGMTMVVVTHEMGFAKKVADRVWFLDQGKIAEDAKPDEFFSHPQNPRAQEFLSKLLEVNN
- a CDS encoding low temperature requirement protein A — translated: MLNFFGRPRNITEQIRHRKISWLELFYDLIFSVVLERLTSGLVADFSWPRFFNASVLFFWFFWSWHETSGYFDNHGNDSILNVLIINVQLILAGIAALFIPDAIAGNYTNILIAFVPMELLLIAVWYIIGHFDPTHGPASRAWATVYSFALLLLHIGLFAPTAGKFVIILATLLINYLVVFFANPRLRREYENTHMPFVLKDSLIERYGLMTMIALGEVIVGLYEAIGHPVTMLGLTEFIMSIVLVALVTAVYYQVIGELHVQMASSIQVMAVRWLFLLDIYAVMLFGVFLIFVLEKDQLTQRLWLSFLLFASLFVMWLIQKITSHDQQAQGENKPLFFMFEFAAMLAVAFLHKSWMILCLDLIMLLVILHYRYIQPVKAEN
- a CDS encoding tRNA dihydrouridine synthase, giving the protein MTADFWDHIQTNAKKSGEPFFSLAPMEAVTDSVFRQVVAKAAAPDVFNTEFTNALSITHPKAKFSVMGRLHVSPNEQQRPVVQLWGDQPEAFARAAEAVKNQGFKAIDLNMGCPDSTVVKNGGGSDLIRHMQTAADVIAASKMAGLPVSVKTRLGFSRVDEMNDWLPWLLRQDVRVLTVHLRTRKEMSKVSAHFELIDQIVKMRDKIAPQTMLQINGDIKTRRQGIELAEQHPGLDGIMIGRGIFENPYCFEKTPQRHSLGELLDLFGFQLDLYDQYVAEVGPKRFEALRRFFKIYVRGLAEAAKYRDRLVNTHSSDEARAIITELRERACSLS
- a CDS encoding NlpC/P60 family protein codes for the protein MQYRNFLTIKNHWIFSPNTSIGEVSQYFTDFRTFQFKGRFISDDLIAQIAAAEKNFSSVQSALDGLTDIFINHMLPVDQWAYSRDQYSDNEALFAVNIGIIPFENPDGQRGENLSYTFQIFRNQSILDLVKHGRWLDDEVSGFEELNYYFARTSDLLKFRDFQTGLAGQPSAVFKQVQPFIDELNNQELVVRRIEAERSPSFLAVNLTPDFDNWESSGAAQLDKVNAFDVQSKISGLFPHVSDAEIAELKHKADIFKNLQRIRREDTVFGPDVYQPVRKSPTAIPKKYQTREIISVKRTLANAVSLLNIPFVWGGNDQKGLDIPGFVAYLRLISGLSDIGDKVYVQAASLRQAGRREKNYAQSLPGDLLFWGRKGAEFSVAMYIGGGQSIGLKGPNSRVQIQAVTGSPVAFEGIY
- a CDS encoding LysM peptidoglycan-binding domain-containing protein, with the protein product MTTKTVKNVLLVSTGAAAALAVGAVSANADTVTVKQGDSVWKLAQEYKTTTADIIKANGLENPNLILTGKTLNIPDSATPAAPAAAASTAATSVSPKNADGTVTVAAGDTLYGIATRYNVSVSTLIANNNGSTFITSGQKLSLTTAPVSAAPAAKTPAAPAASQAPVSQAPASQAPAAPASAAAPAAKAPAAPAAPVAVKKAVTPSYSTAASTTNTYYYGQCTWYVKNMLSWVPNMLGNANQWASSAAAQGFRVDHSPAIGSVVVFQGGQAGASAAYGHVAVVTAVYGDSIRIKEGNAGGNAISTRTVASASSYQYIHAK
- a CDS encoding S1C family serine protease: MKKDFHGLRIFFIGLLSAIVGAVIVLTLFYQFYLLPASNKVQTNSAKQAGITRVVNLSNNSSSTATQAYRRVRNAVVTVENYQRPSAQANDYFSQWFGGFGGSSSSSDSSSDQPQLAAEGTGLVYEKDGSDAYVVTNNHVVAGADEIELLFRNGRRIKASLVGRNVSHDIAVLRISSANVTQTGKFADSSSVVPGQQVLALGSPLGSDYANSLTSGIVSANDRQINDDPVRLTAIQTDVALNPGNSGGPLINMAGGVIGINSMKISSSSDGSNSVEGMSFSIPSNTVVSTIREIVKAAGNN
- a CDS encoding guanylate kinase — encoded protein: MANENRVIVITGASGAGKTSVARYLWVKYGVPRVITHTTREPREGEIDGVDYYFETAQTWNDNHFIEEISYSGHRYGSSYEGLERAWRKSRQSNHPGIISLVVDTIGAITYRQTIKEQAVIWFVTVSDVTGLQKRLIARGDDPKHVLERTSSSDFERDMHIPDELAQDATMIVNDDWQLTQKTVDQVINRFMTDQVI
- a CDS encoding ABC-F family ATP-binding cassette domain-containing protein, giving the protein MALLDVSGLTMAYADKKLYTDAEFTLEKGEHVGIVGQNGAGKSTLIRILTGAVLPIAGRIEWKNNIQIGYLDQYADIPSGMSLIDFLHTAYNDLYAKEKKMTDLYSKYAETVDDHLLERATRFQNELDAADFYSIDNNVEQVITGLGLDAIGRDHIISEMSGGQRAKIILAKLLLESNDVIILDEPTNYLDVSHIKWLEGYIQNYEGAALIISHDFDFLNNVANVILDVSFNTLTKYRGNFDQAMRQKTEKAEQQLRAYNKQQEVIKKTKTFIQKNKARASTTGRAKSREKMLAHMDIISAPQTNPKATFTFPYVDSQSTDALKAERLVVGYDPSKPVLNPVTFSMSAGDKVVFTGFNGAGKSTLIKTLLGILPPISGKSKFSPSAKTNYFDQDLIWDDDKKTPLQIMQAVYPLEAQRQLRQRLGAAGINADNATKQMRLLSGGEQTKVKLALMELTPSNFLILDEPTNHLDETTKIALKKAIQRYDGSLILVTHEKSFYDGWIDKVLDIASMSKMEQGTEE